The following proteins are co-located in the Colletotrichum lupini chromosome 4, complete sequence genome:
- a CDS encoding peptidase family M28, with protein MRQTLLSLALTATSVYACQRDWAALNRRIKSHSHHDHGHKKRDMAVNYPPSLTEYESILVNSFDSKSLDEWSHYYTSGDHLGGHNRTLAEWTQQKWIDAGWDASIEEYWIWYTAPLETTLTLNRPDGSVHNVTLIEDMLEEDPTTSYPNRIPAYHAMSGSGNISAEYVHVGRGQRGDFQALKDAGIELEGKIALSMYGAIYRGTKVKNAQDNGMIGAVLFTDPLDDGEITVANGYLAYPDGPARNPSMIQRGSVRFSSLYSGDPSTVGYASEKDGPRNDVTPYNPTIPSVPISMKDAVPLLAALDGSGLSAEQVNRSSWIGALPNITYSSGPTPGATLDMVHFMNQTVAPSWDVIGIINGTHPDEVLIIGNHRDAWVIGGAADPNSGSAVLIELSKAFGKLLDKGWKPRRTIILGSWDAEEFGLQRSTEWVESHLPWLVTNAVAYLNLDVAVSGPRTALSGSGEIQTVAIEMMKKVLFPEGWGVGPTLYDMWFNTTEGEIAPLGSGSDYASFYYNGISAVSLLKYP; from the exons ATGCGACAAACTCTTCTGTCATTGGCCTTGACGGCCACAAGTGTCTACGCTTGTCAGCGTGACTGGGCAGCGCTGAACCGCCGCATCAAGAGCCACAGTCACCACGATCATGGTCACAAGAAACGAGACATGGCAGTGAATTACCCACCTTCTCTCACGGAATACGAGTCTATACTTGTGAACTCCTTTGATAGCAAATCGCTCGACGAATGGTCTCACTACTATACGTCTGGAGATCATCTTGGCGGACACAACCGAACTCTAGCTGAGTGGACGCAACAAAAGTGGATTGATGCTGGCTGGGATGCTTCCATTGAGGAATATTGGATCTGGTATACTGCTCCTCTTGAGACTACCTTGACTTTGAATAGACCGGATGGAAGCGTTCACAATGTCACTTTAATCGAGGACATGCTGGAGGAGGATCCTACTACTAGCTATCCCAACCGAATCCCGGCCTACCATGCCATGAGCGGAAGCGGCAACATCAGCGCCGAATATGTTCACGTCGG TCGCGGACAACGCGGAGATTTTCAGGCTCTAAAAGATGCTGGAATCGAATTGGAAGGCAAGATTGCGCTGTCCATGTACGGTGCGATTTACAGAGGAACCAAAGTGAAGAATGCACAG GACAACGGCATGATCGGGGCTGTTCTTTTCACCGATCCTCTTGATGACGGAGAAATTACCGTTGCAAACGGCTACCTTGCGTACCCAG ATGGTCCAGCTAGAAATCCTTCTATGATCCAAAGAGGCAGTGTCCGTTTCTCCTCACTGTACTCAGGTGATCCATCTACAGTCGGATATGCATCAGAGAAGGATGGCCCTAGGAATGATGTGACTCCTTACAACCCAACCATTCCATCTGTGCCCATCAGCATGAAGGATGCGGTGCCATTGCTCGCCGCTCTTGATGGAAGCGGCTTGTCCGCTGAGCAGGTCAACCGCAGCAGCTGGATTGGTGCACTGCCGAACATCACTTACAGCAGCGGTCCAACACCAGGTGCCACCCTTGATATGGTCCATTTCATGAACCAGACGGTCGCTCCCTCTTGGGATGTTATTGGTATCATCAATGGAACCCATCCCGACGAAGTCCTCATTATCGGGAATCACCGCGACGCTTGGGTTATTGGGGGTGCAGCGGATCCAAACTCGGGCTCTGCAGTTCTTATAGAACTTTCCAAAGCCTTTGGCAAGCTTCTGGACAAGGGATGGAAGCCCCGTCGTACGAT CATCTTGGGCTCTTGGGATGCTGAAGAATTTGGCCTGCAAAGGTCGACTGAATGGGTCGAAAGCCATCTGCCTTGGCTCGTGACGAACGCTGTCGCCTATTTGAACCTTGATGTCGCTGTTTCGGGCCCCCGAACTGCTCTTTCTGGGTCAGGCGAGATCCAAACGGTCGCCATTGAAATGATGAAGAAGGTTCTTTTCCCTGAAGGTTGGGGGGTTGGACCAACCTTGTACGACATGTGGTTCAACACTACTGAGGGTGAGATTGCTCCTCTGGGAAGTGGCAGCGATTATGCTTCCTTTTACTACAATGGCATTAGTGCTGTAAGTCTTCTGAAATACCCCTGA
- a CDS encoding peptidase family M13, whose amino-acid sequence MSEKAPLIPEPEQGVSYGRPKRCPYAQRCSAGRAVVKVFVLATAAGLLCYNIPQAQKPIHEEKTPVCMTPACVHAASEILYNLSPNYKDLDPCNDFEELVCGGWRDRHDLRADQGDAFTGTIMSENSELLLRHILEAPYPKDSQHSYFSPLRLESTDKSADEQNFDKMKAAYDACVDEDKIKEIGVEPLIQILDEIKTSYPVEAAASVDSSPTKDTILLLSRYGVNAFVASGTGADDRDPDTVVVSVAPPYSLGLPSKERYEDEKLVEKYRGVAVEVLGNIYPDGNKDNFAKVVDLEKLLAAASPPTEELEDVTKTYNPMLIDEASALAPEIELTALIHDLVPEGFVVERVIVMSPKYMTELSTILSGTDKEVIQNYFIWKAVQSLSSYVDTDALKPYKRFKNELAGKDPESAPERWRTCVGHVDDGLGWILSRFFVEKAFSAEAKKFGDTIITDIKTEFTKKLKAAKWMDKETTTKAMEKVQNIIQKIGYPTKSPDIMNPPSLNDFYNSVDISPETFFKNALAVRKFAVGYEWSALGKPVDREQWGMTVPTVNAYYNPPGNEIVFPAGIMQFPVFDVEVPAYMSYGAFGSVAGHELSHAFDSTGRHYDQNGNYTDWWSDATVQAFKDKAECFVDQYSNFSVPGPDDKPLHVNGRLTLGENLADAGGLSASYQAWKRRAHKHPNKDLPGLEHFTQDQLFFVTYSNWWCGMSRKDTAINRIYTDPHAPKWARILGTMSNSREFKESFQCKDKKPTCELW is encoded by the exons ATGTCGGAGAAGGCGCCGCTTATCCCAGAGCCGGAGCAGGGCGTGTCTTACGGCCGGCCCAAGCGATGCCCGTACGCCCAACGATGCTCTGCGGGAAGAGCTGTGGTCAAGGTCTTCGTCCTGGCTACCGCTGCCGGCTTGCTATGCTATAACATCCCTCAAG CCCAGAAACCCATCCACGAAGAGAAGACGCCCGTTTGCATGACACCAGCCTGTGTCCATGCCGCCTCTGAGATTTTGTACAACTTGTCGCCGAACTACAAGGACCTGGACCCATGCAACGACTTTGAGGAGCTTGTCTGCGGAGGATGGAGGGACCGACACGACCTCCGTGCCGACCAAGGCGATGCCTTCACCGGCACGATCATGTCCGAGAACTCGGAGCTGCTGCTTCGTCATATTCTTGAGGCTCCCTACCCAAAGGACTCCCAG CACTCGTACTTCTCGCCCCTCCGTCTCGAATCCACGGACAAGTCCGCCGATGAGCAGAACTTTGACAAGATGAAGGCTGCGTACGATGCTTGTGTTGACGAGGACAAAATCAAGGAGATCGGCGTCGAGCCCCTTATTCAGATTCTAGACGAGATCAAGACAAGCTACCCAGTCGAGGCGGCTGCCTCTGTCGACTCGAGTCCGACCAAAGACACAATTCTGCTTCTATCCAGATACGGAGTAAACGCTTTCGTTGCATCCGGTACTGGTGCGGATGACAGAGACCCCGATACTGTCGTTGTTTCTGTCGCACCTCCATACAGCCTGGGACTTCCCTCAAAGGAGCGATACGAAGATGAGAAGCTCGTTGAGAAGTACCGCGGAGTTGCAGTTGAGGTTCTCGGTAATATTTACCCTGATGGAAACAAGGACAACTTTGCCAAGGTTGTTGATCTCGAGAAGCTTCTGGCAGCCGCCTCTCCTCCCACCGAGGAGCTTGAGGATGTCACT AAAACCTACAACCCAATGCTCATCGACGAGGCATCTGCCCTTGCTCCGGAAATTGAGCTTACGGCATTGATCCATGATCTCGTCCCCGAGGGCTTTGTCGTTGAGCGTGTCATCGTGATGTCACCCAAGTACATGACCGAGTTGTCTACAATTCTTTCCGGGACCGACAAGGAGGTTATCCAGAACTACTTCATTTGGAAGGCTGTCCAGTCCCTTTCTTCCTACGTTGACACCGATGCTCTCAAGCCTTACAAGCGCTTCAAGAATGAGCTCGCTGGGAAG GACCCCGAGTCTGCCCCTGAAAGATGGCGCACATGTGTTGGTCACGTCGATGACGGCTTGGGCTGGATTCTCAGCCGTTTCTTCGTTGAGAAGGCCTTCTCGGCAGAGGCAAAGAAGTTCGGCGACACCATCATCACCGACATCAAGACAGAGTTCACTAAGAAGCTCAAGGCCGCTAAGTGGATGGATAAGGAGACAACCACCAAGGCCATGGAGAAGGTTCAGAACATTATCCAGAAGATCGGCTACCCTACGAAGAGCCCCGACATCATGAATCCTCCCAGCCTCAACGACTTTTACAACTCCGTCGACATCAGCCCAGAGACTTTCTTCAAGAACGCACTCGCCGTTCGCAAGTTTGCTGTTGGCTACGAGTGGTCAGCCCTCGGCAAGCCCGTCGACCGAGAGCAGTGGGGCATGACGGTTCCTACCGTCAATGCCTACTACAATCCTCCCGGCAACGAAATCGTTTTCCCGGCGGGCATCATGCAGTTCCCCGTCTTCGACGTCGAAGTCCCTGCCTATATGTCTTACGGTGCCTTTGGCTCTGTCGCTGGCCACGAGCTCAGCCACGCCTTCGACTCCACCGGCCGCCACTATGATCAGAACGGCAACTACACTGACTGGTGGTCCGACGCCACTGTGCAGGCTTTCAAGGACAAAGCTGAATGCTTCGTCGATCAGTATTCCAACTTCTCTGTCCCAGGACCGGATGACAAGCCTCTCCACGTCAACGGACGCCTCACCCTTGGCGAGAACCTTGCGGATGCCGGCGGACTCTCGGCCTCATACCAGGCCTGGAAGCGCCGTGCCCACAAGCACCCCAACAAGGATCTGCCGGGCCTCGAGCACTTCACGCAAGATCAGCTCTTCTTCGTCACGTACTCCAACTGGTGGTGTGGCATGTCTCGGAAGGATACGGCCATTAACCGGATCTATACTGATCCTCATGCGCCCAAGTGGGCCCGTATTCTTGGCACAATGTCCAACAGTCGGGAGTTCAAGGAGAGCTTCCAGTGCAAGGACAAGAAGCCCACTTGCGAGCTGTGGTAA